The Lachnospiraceae bacterium KM106-2 nucleotide sequence TAGATACTGTGGTTTTAATTGTAACCATAAGTATGAGAGAAAACGGCTCACGATGGATGAAATAAAGGATGAAGTACGAATTCTAGAGAAGATGGGACATAAGAGATTAGCTGTTGAAGCAGGGGAAGATCCAGAAAATTGTTCAATTGATTATGTACTAGACTGTATTAAGACGATTTATGGAATGAAGGATACCGGGGAGATTCGCAGGGTCAACGTCAATATTGCGGCCACTACGGTTGAGGATTTTAAGAAGTTAAAAGCAGCCGGGATCGGAACATATATTTTATTCCAAGAAACCTATAATAAGAAAACTTATGATTATATGCATCCAGCAGGACCAAAGAGTAATTACTGGTATCATACGACTGCATTCGATCGTGCTATGGAGGCTGGAATCGATGATGTTGGCGGAGGAGTTCTGTATGGTCTTCATAATGATCCGAAGTTTGAAGTAATGGGTCTTATGTTACATAATGAGCATTTAGAGAAAAAGTTTGGTGTTGGTTTTCATACAATCTCCTCACCAAGAATTCGCCCTGCAAAGGGAACAGATGAAAATGTAATGAGTCATGGAGTAGATGATGAGACATTTAAGAAGATGGTTGCGATTGTAAGACTTGCCGTACCATTTACGGGGATGATTATTTCTACAAGAGAAGATGAGGATATGAGAAGATTCTTAATTAAGATAGGGATTTCACAGATCAGTGGAGGTTCTTGTGTTGACGTTGGGGGGTATGCTGCCAGAGAGAGAAACGAGCCCCAGTTTATATTACAGGATTCTAGAACGAATGGGGATATTGTTTCTTGGTTAATCGATGAAGGAACGATACCAAGTTTCTGTACGGCATGTTATCGAAGTAAGAGAACAGGCAACCGATTTATGTCGATTACAAAGGCAGGACATATCAAGGAAAGATGTTTACCAAATGCGATCATGACGTTGAAGGAATATGCATGTGATTATGGATCGGATGAATTTAAAGAAAAAGTGAGAAATCTAATTGCGAAGAAGATTCCTGATATTGAGAATAGCCAGATAAGAGAATTGGTTACTGCCAATTGTGAGAGAATTGAAAATGGAGAGAGAGATTTATTTATCTAATTTCTCTTTTTAGAACAGATAAGAAAAGAAGCTTTTATGATGAGATTATCACATAAAATGCTTCTTTTTTTATGCAAACAACGAAATCAAGAGAGTTTTCTATATTGTATTTGTGAATAAATGCAAATTATTACAATGGTTTTCCATAATATACACATTTAACTGGTGAAAAGTCACATATCGTGCTGAATAAATAGAAATGAATTGTTGACATAGCACAAAATACCAATTATAATAAAGGAAACTAGAAAATCAGAAATAGTTTCCATAGAGGAGGTGCTTCAATGGAATTGACAGATGAAATTATTCAAACCGCGATCAAGGCATTCAACGAAAAGGGTCTAAAGTTTACAATGGATGACATCGCAAATGAGCTACATATTAGTAAAAAGACAATCTATAAGCAGTTTACCAACAAAGAGGAATTGCTTCATGCGCTAATTGATGAAGCATTTCGAGAAATTAAAATATTAGAGAAAAATATTTATGAGGACCCTAAACTTTCTACAAAGGAAAAGATTCAGAAAATCATAATCGCATTACCAGTACCATATGAATCTTTTAATTCCAATCGGTTCTTAGAGATTAGACAAGCGTCTCCATTTTTATTGGAAATTATGAAAGAACACTTAGAGACAGGGTGGGAATTAACGATTAAGCTTCTTGAACAAGGAATGGAAGAGGGTGTCATTGGACCAATCAGCATTCCGGTTCTTCGAATCATGATTACAGCCTCCATTGAATCATTTATCAGTAGTTCACTGTTAGATGAGAATGGAATTACGTATTCTGAGGCGTTAGATGATATGATGAGCATTTTGATGAAAGGAATAGAACTGAATGAGAAATAGCAGAATTTACTTAAATGAAGGATGGAAATATGCCAGTGAATATAAAAGTGAGATGATTGAAAGATCATATGACACAGGCAAGATGGAGGCGGTTCGTCTTCCCCATACAAATAAAGTCCTTCCATTCAATGGTGCAGA carries:
- a CDS encoding 2-iminoacetate synthase; amino-acid sequence: MLNHDNFVPDEEFIDADYIDRVLEDAKNTPKEEIKRILDKAEAFEGLSHEEVAALLEDEDPDDLERVYEIAGKIKKHIYGDRIVMFAPLYISDYCVNSCRYCGFNCNHKYERKRLTMDEIKDEVRILEKMGHKRLAVEAGEDPENCSIDYVLDCIKTIYGMKDTGEIRRVNVNIAATTVEDFKKLKAAGIGTYILFQETYNKKTYDYMHPAGPKSNYWYHTTAFDRAMEAGIDDVGGGVLYGLHNDPKFEVMGLMLHNEHLEKKFGVGFHTISSPRIRPAKGTDENVMSHGVDDETFKKMVAIVRLAVPFTGMIISTREDEDMRRFLIKIGISQISGGSCVDVGGYAARERNEPQFILQDSRTNGDIVSWLIDEGTIPSFCTACYRSKRTGNRFMSITKAGHIKERCLPNAIMTLKEYACDYGSDEFKEKVRNLIAKKIPDIENSQIRELVTANCERIENGERDLFI
- a CDS encoding transcriptional regulator, TetR family: MELTDEIIQTAIKAFNEKGLKFTMDDIANELHISKKTIYKQFTNKEELLHALIDEAFREIKILEKNIYEDPKLSTKEKIQKIIIALPVPYESFNSNRFLEIRQASPFLLEIMKEHLETGWELTIKLLEQGMEEGVIGPISIPVLRIMITASIESFISSSLLDENGITYSEALDDMMSILMKGIELNEK